DNA sequence from the Fundidesulfovibrio magnetotacticus genome:
GGTGACCAAGCGCGTCCTGGAGTTCCTCATCAAGGCCGGGGCCATGGACTCCTTCGGCGCGCCCCGCGCCGCCCTGGCCGCCGGGCTGGACAAGGTGGCCGCCCAGGGCCAGAAGCGCGCGGAAGACCGAAACTCCGGGCAGTTCTCGCTCATGTCGCTGGCCCCCGCGCCCAAGACGAAATCCACGGGCCTGGGCCTCAACTGCGAAGAGGCCCAGGTGCCCGAGTGGGACCACGAGGAGCTGATGGCCAAGGAGAAGGAGGCCCTGGGCTTCTACCTCACCAGCCACCCCCTCAAGGCCTACGACCGCGACCTGCGCCGCATGGGCCTGAAGACCCTCACCGACTGCCGGGGGTACATGCCCGAGAGCGAGGTGAAGGTGGCGGCCATCGTCACCACCACCAAGGAGCACATCACCAAGAAGGGCGACCGCATGGCCTTCTGCGGCCTGGAGGACATCGCGGGCGACGGCGAGGCCATCTTCTTCCCCGAGGCCTACGCCAAATGCCGCGAGCTCCTGGCCCAGGACGTGCCCCTGCTCCTCACCGCCAAGATCGGCAAGGACAAGGACCAGGACGAGCAGGCCCCCGGGCAGGGCAAGGTGAAGCTCATCGTGCAGGAGGCCCGCGCCCTGGCCGAGGCCGTGGCCGCAGGGGACGAGCCCGTGGAGGTGCGCGTGGACGCGAAAACCTGCCCCACGCTTGCGGGGCTCAAGGAAATCTTTCATAAGTATCCAGGCCCCGCCAAGGTGCGGCTGCGCCTGGTTTTCGACGACATGGAGTGCCTGGCCGGCCTGGCCGACGAGCTCAGCATAGGGCCCTGCCCCGGGTTCTGGCAGGAGATCGACGGCTGCCTGGCCCCGGCCCTCAAGGCCACGGCCTAAAGGAGCGACCGGTGACGAAATCGAGCGAACGCCACACCCCCAGGCGCGGCGTCTTCCAGCTGACCGTGCAGGGAGACTTCTCCTCCGCCCACTGTCTGCGCAACTACCAGGGCCCCTGCGAGATGCTCCACGGGCACAACTTCCACGTGGAGGCCGTGTTCGAGGGCGAACGCCTCACCCAGGACACGGAAATGCTCATGGACTTCAAGGACCTCAAGGCTGCCTTGAACGCCGTGCTGGACAAACTCGACCACACCCACCTGAACAACCTCCCCTATTTCCAGCGCCGCAACCCCACGGCCGAGAACCTGGCCCGCTACATCTACTGGGAACTGGGCAGGGCCATGGAAGGGCAGCCGGCCCAGATCCACGAGGTGAGCGTCTGGGAAAAGGCCGCCAGCAAGGCGACCTACTTCGAGGTGTCATGAGGTTCGTGATCCAGCGCGTGCGCGAGGCCTTCGTGGACGTGGCCGGGGAGCGCGCGGCCTCCATCGGCGAGGGCCTGCTCGTCCTGGCCGGATTCGGCCCGGACGACTCCCCCGCGACGCCCTCCGGCCGCCCCTGGAAAACCATGCTGGACAAGACCCTGGGCCTGCGCGTCTTCCCCGACGCCCAGGGCCGCATGAACGTGAACCTCCGGGACCACGGCGGCCAGCTCCTGCTCGTGCCCCAGTTCACGCTCTACGCCGACTGCTCCTCGGGCTTCAGGCCCGGTTTTTCGCGCGCCGCGCCGCCCGAAACGGCCCGCGCCCTCTTCGACGTGCTGGCCGGAGACTTCGCCCGGGCCATGGCGCCCAAGGCCCCGGGCCTGGGCGTCTTCGGGGCCGACATGAACGTCGGCCTGGTCAACTGGGGGCCGGTGACCATCCTCCTGGACTCGGCGGACTTCGCGCCATGAACGCGCCCGGCGACATCCGCGTCCTGGTGGTGGACGACTCCAAGACCGTGCTCAGGCTGCTCACCTACATTCTGGGCGAGCGCTACCGCCTGCACGCCGCCGAGGACGGCCAGGAGGCCATCGAGGCCCACGCCGCCTTCAAGCCCGACATCATCATCCTGGACATGAACATGCCCGTGAAGTCCGGGCTGGAAGTGATGCAGCACATACGCGTCACGGCCCAGGACCACGAGACCCAGATCATCGTGCTCACCGCCCAGGACACCAAAGCCCTCAAGGCCAGGGCCTTCGCGGCCGGGGCCAACGATTTCCTGGGCAAGCCCTTCGACCGCGAGGAACTGCTGGCCCGCGTGGGCGCGGCCGCCATGCAGGTGAACCTGACGCGCCGCCTGCGCAAGGCCTACGACCGCATCAGCCAGGAGATCGACCTGGTGGCCGGGCTCCAGAAGCGCCTCCTGCCCGACTGCGCCCCCCTGGCGGGCGAATGCTCCGTGGAGTGCTTCTACCGCCCCTCGGGCCGCGCCTCGGGCGACTACTACGACTACTTCACCCTGCCCGACGGCTCCCTGCGCGTGGTCATGGCCGACGTGTCGGGCCACGGGGCCAGGGCCGCCTTCCTCATGGCCGTGGTGCGC
Encoded proteins:
- the queD gene encoding 6-carboxytetrahydropterin synthase QueD, with protein sequence MTKSSERHTPRRGVFQLTVQGDFSSAHCLRNYQGPCEMLHGHNFHVEAVFEGERLTQDTEMLMDFKDLKAALNAVLDKLDHTHLNNLPYFQRRNPTAENLARYIYWELGRAMEGQPAQIHEVSVWEKAASKATYFEVS
- the dtd gene encoding D-aminoacyl-tRNA deacylase — protein: MRFVIQRVREAFVDVAGERAASIGEGLLVLAGFGPDDSPATPSGRPWKTMLDKTLGLRVFPDAQGRMNVNLRDHGGQLLLVPQFTLYADCSSGFRPGFSRAAPPETARALFDVLAGDFARAMAPKAPGLGVFGADMNVGLVNWGPVTILLDSADFAP